One segment of Panthera leo isolate Ple1 chromosome A3, P.leo_Ple1_pat1.1, whole genome shotgun sequence DNA contains the following:
- the RGS19 gene encoding regulator of G-protein signaling 19 isoform X2 yields the protein MPTPHETEKQHIGPEEADQPPSMSSHDAAPPAAPSRNPCCLCWCCCCGCSCATPSPEEVRSWAQSFDKLMHSPAGRSVFREFLRTEYSEENMLFWLACEELKAEANQHVVDEKARLIYEDYVSILSPKEVSLDSRVREGINKKMQEPSAHTFDDAQLQIYTLMHRDSYPRFLSSPTYRALLFQGSSQSSNEA from the exons ATGCCCACCCCGCATGAGACTGAGAAGCAG CACATAGGGCCAGAGGAGGCAGACCAGCCCCCCTCGATGTCCAGTCATGACGCGGCCCCCCCGGCTGCCCCCAGCCGCAACCCCTGCTGCTTGTGCTGGTGTTGCTGTTGCGGCTGTTCCTG CGCCACGCCAAGCCCGGAGGAGGTGCGGAGCTGGGCGCAGTCGTTCGACAAGCTGATGCACAGCCCGGCGGGCCGAAGCGTGTTCCGGGAGTTCCTGCGCACCGAGTACAGCGAGGAGAACATGCTCTTCTGGCTGGCCTGCGAGGAGCTCAAGGCCGAGGCCAACCAGCACGTGGTGGATGAGAAAGCCAGGCTCATCTATGAGGACTACGTGTCCATCCTGTCCCCCAAGGAG GTGAGCCTGGACTCCCGAGTGCGGGAAGGCATTAACAAGAAGATGCAGGAGCCTTCGGCGCACACATTCGACGATGCGCAGCTGCAGATCTACACCCTCATGCACCGGGACTCCTACCCGCGCTTCCTCAGCTCCCCCACCTACCGTGCCCTGCTGTTCCAGGGAAGCTCCCAGTCCTCCAACGAGGCCTAG
- the OPRL1 gene encoding nociceptin receptor isoform X1, whose protein sequence is MESLFPAPFWEVLYGSHLQGNLSLLSPNHSLLPPNLLLNASHGAFLPLGLKVTIVGLYLAVCIGGLLGNCLVMYVILRHTKMKTATNIYIFNLALADTLVLLTLPFQGTDVLLGFWPFGNALCKTVIAIDYYNMFTSTFTLTAMSVDRYVAICHPIRALDVRTSSKAQAVNVAIWALASVVGVPVAIMGSAQVEDEEIECLVEIPAPQDYWGPVFAIGIFLFSFIIPVLIISICYSLMIRRLRGVRLLSGSREKDRNLRRITRLVLVVVAVFVGCWTPVQVFVLVQGLGVQPGSETAVAILRFCTALGYVNSCLNPILYAFLDENFKACFRKFCCAPALRREMQVSDRVRSIAKDVALACKTSETVPRPA, encoded by the exons ATGgagtccctcttccctgccccattTTGGGAGGTCCTCTACGGCAGCCACCTGCAGGGCAACCTGTCCCTCCTGAGCCCCAACCACAGCCTGCTGCCCCCCAACCTGCTGCTCAATGCCAGCCACGGCGCCTTCCTGCCCCTTGGGCTCAAGGTCACCATCGTAGGGCTTTACCTGGCCGTCTGCATTGGGGGACTGCTGGGAAATTGCCTCGTCATGTATGTCATCCTAAG GCACACCAAGATGAAGACAGCCACCAACATTTACATCTTTAACCTGGCTCTGGCGGACACTTTGGTGCTGCTGACGCTGCCCTTCCAGGGCACAGATGTCCTCCTGGGCTTCTGGCCATTTGGAAATGCCCTGTGCAAGACAGTCATTGCCATCGACTATTACAACATGTTTACCAGCACCTTCACGCTGACCGCCATGAGCGTggaccgctatgtggccatctgccaCCCCATCCGCGCTCTCGATGTCCGGACGTCCAGCAAGGCCCAGGCCGTCAACGTGGCCATCTGGGCTCTGGCGTCTGTCGTGGGTGTTCCTGTCGCCATCATGGGCTCGGCGCAGGTCGAGGACGAAG AGATTGAGTGTCTCGTGGAGATCCCCGCCCCACAGGACTACTGGGGCCCCGTGTTTGCCATCGgcatcttcctcttctccttcatcATCCCCGTGCTCATCATCTCCATCTGCTACAGCCTCATGATCCGGCGGCTGCGTGGCGTCCGCCTGCTGTCCGGCTCCCGGGAGAAGGACCGGAACTTGAGGCGCATCACGCggctggtgctggtggtggtggcggtgttCGTGGGCTGCTGGACGCCCGTCCAGGTCTTCGTGCTGGTCCAAGGGCTGGGCGTTCAGCCGGGCAGTGAGACCGCAGTGGCCATTCTGCGTTTCTGCACAGCCCTTGGCTACGTCAACAGCTGCCTCAACCCCATCCTCTACGCTTTCTTGGACGAGAATTTCAAGGCCTGCTTCCGAAAGTTCTGCTGTGCTCCTGCCCTGCGCCGGGAGATGCAGGTGTCTGACCGTGTGCGCAGCATTGCCAAGGATGTGGCCCTCGCCTGCAAGACCTCCGAGACAGTACCACGGCCCGCATGA
- the LKAAEAR1 gene encoding protein LKAAEAR1 isoform X5 → MQSPAEKEAGLRGPRERTGKGSLEERARGAPAAQPPKPGWALTLEELAAMSPAQRHRHLLFGDQLEDVGAAASIFPRESVELGSRMPDPRAWTQSPEPPGVRQDRLLGVLKAAEARGRIRALRLRYIRMRAEEISLLTWQQKSARAAIRLELFLPPQLKPTRIPDPLDRQERRRVETILEEKVDGSVFPR, encoded by the exons ATGCAGTCGCCAGCAGAGAAGGAGGCCGGGCTCCGGGGCCCGCGGGAGCGAACCGGAAAGGGGTCCCTTGAGGAACGCGCCCGGGGGGCGCCCGCGGCGCAGCCCCCCAAGCCAGGGTGGGCCCTGACGCTGGAGGAGCTGGCGGCCATGAGCCCCGCGCAGCGTCACCGCCACCTGCTCTTCGGTGACCAGCTTGAGGACGTGGGCGCGGCCGCCTCTATCTTCCCGCGCGAGTCAGTGGAGCTGGGGAGCCGTATGCCCGACCCGCGTGCGTGGACGCAGTCACCGGAGCCGCCCGGCGTGCGCCAGGACCGGCTCCTCGGCGTCCTCAAGGCAGCCGAGGCCCGGGGACGAATCCGCGCCTTGCGGCTGCGCTACATCCGCATGCGG GCGGAGGAGATCTCGCTCCTCACCTGGCAGCAGAAGTCCGCGCGCGCCGCCATCCGGCTGGAGCTGTTCCTACCGCCGCAGCTGAAGCCCACGCGGATCCCGGACCCCCTGGATCGTCAAGAG AGGAGGCGCGTGGAGACCATCCTGGAGGAGAAAGTTGACGGCAGCGTCTTCCCACGCTGA
- the RGS19 gene encoding regulator of G-protein signaling 19 isoform X3 encodes MHIGPEEADQPPSMSSHDAAPPAAPSRNPCCLCWCCCCGCSWNEERRRAWRASRENKLQPLPSCEACATPSPEEVRSWAQSFDKLMHSPAGRSVFREFLRTEYSEENMLFWLACEELKAEANQHVVDEKARLIYEDYVSILSPKEVSLDSRVREGINKKMQEPSAHTFDDAQLQIYTLMHRDSYPRFLSSPTYRALLFQGSSQSSNEA; translated from the exons ATG CACATAGGGCCAGAGGAGGCAGACCAGCCCCCCTCGATGTCCAGTCATGACGCGGCCCCCCCGGCTGCCCCCAGCCGCAACCCCTGCTGCTTGTGCTGGTGTTGCTGTTGCGGCTGTTCCTG GAACGAAGAGCGGCGGCGAGCGTGGCGGGCCTCCCGGGAGAACAAgctgcagcccctccccagctgcgaGGCGTG CGCCACGCCAAGCCCGGAGGAGGTGCGGAGCTGGGCGCAGTCGTTCGACAAGCTGATGCACAGCCCGGCGGGCCGAAGCGTGTTCCGGGAGTTCCTGCGCACCGAGTACAGCGAGGAGAACATGCTCTTCTGGCTGGCCTGCGAGGAGCTCAAGGCCGAGGCCAACCAGCACGTGGTGGATGAGAAAGCCAGGCTCATCTATGAGGACTACGTGTCCATCCTGTCCCCCAAGGAG GTGAGCCTGGACTCCCGAGTGCGGGAAGGCATTAACAAGAAGATGCAGGAGCCTTCGGCGCACACATTCGACGATGCGCAGCTGCAGATCTACACCCTCATGCACCGGGACTCCTACCCGCGCTTCCTCAGCTCCCCCACCTACCGTGCCCTGCTGTTCCAGGGAAGCTCCCAGTCCTCCAACGAGGCCTAG
- the LKAAEAR1 gene encoding protein LKAAEAR1 isoform X1 codes for MWAPSKHLDAESAGAPPSPGAGPPPPCRGRAGLPVARQPRQQVQESQGSVGGSDPGRRKVWGGPRSPHFLSGQRTSRWAGREFPETQRIRNVWLTAGSGSSMQSPAEKEAGLRGPRERTGKGSLEERARGAPAAQPPKPGWALTLEELAAMSPAQRHRHLLFGDQLEDVGAAASIFPRESVELGSRMPDPRAWTQSPEPPGVRQDRLLGVLKAAEARGRIRALRLRYIRMRAEEISLLTWQQKSARAAIRLELFLPPQLKPTRIPDPLDRQEPLSPTEEARGDHPGGES; via the exons ATGTGGGCGCCCTCCAAGCACCTGGATGCTGAGTCTGCcggtgcccctccctccccaggggcagGCCCGCCCCCGCCGTGCAGGGGGAGGGCGGGACTCCCGGTTGCCAGGCAACCGCGTCAACAAGTCCAGGAGAGTCAGGGCTCAGTTGGAGGCTCAGACCCCGGAAGGCGGAAAGTATGGGGT GGCCCCAGGTCTCCGCATTTTCTCAGTGGACAGAGAACCAGCCGGTGGGCAGGAAGGGAATTTCCTGAAACTCAGCGGATCAGAAATGTCTGGTTGACAGCAGGG AGCGGGTCGAGCATGCAGTCGCCAGCAGAGAAGGAGGCCGGGCTCCGGGGCCCGCGGGAGCGAACCGGAAAGGGGTCCCTTGAGGAACGCGCCCGGGGGGCGCCCGCGGCGCAGCCCCCCAAGCCAGGGTGGGCCCTGACGCTGGAGGAGCTGGCGGCCATGAGCCCCGCGCAGCGTCACCGCCACCTGCTCTTCGGTGACCAGCTTGAGGACGTGGGCGCGGCCGCCTCTATCTTCCCGCGCGAGTCAGTGGAGCTGGGGAGCCGTATGCCCGACCCGCGTGCGTGGACGCAGTCACCGGAGCCGCCCGGCGTGCGCCAGGACCGGCTCCTCGGCGTCCTCAAGGCAGCCGAGGCCCGGGGACGAATCCGCGCCTTGCGGCTGCGCTACATCCGCATGCGG GCGGAGGAGATCTCGCTCCTCACCTGGCAGCAGAAGTCCGCGCGCGCCGCCATCCGGCTGGAGCTGTTCCTACCGCCGCAGCTGAAGCCCACGCGGATCCCGGACCCCCTGGATCGTCAAGAG CCGCTCTCGCCCACAGAGGAGGCGCGTGGAGACCATCCTGGAGGAGAAAGTTGA
- the LKAAEAR1 gene encoding protein LKAAEAR1 isoform X2: MWAPSKHLDAESAGAPPSPGAGPPPPCRGRAGLPVARQPRQQVQESQGSVGGSDPGRRKGPRSPHFLSGQRTSRWAGREFPETQRIRNVWLTAGSGSSMQSPAEKEAGLRGPRERTGKGSLEERARGAPAAQPPKPGWALTLEELAAMSPAQRHRHLLFGDQLEDVGAAASIFPRESVELGSRMPDPRAWTQSPEPPGVRQDRLLGVLKAAEARGRIRALRLRYIRMRAEEISLLTWQQKSARAAIRLELFLPPQLKPTRIPDPLDRQERRRVETILEEKVDGSVFPR; encoded by the exons ATGTGGGCGCCCTCCAAGCACCTGGATGCTGAGTCTGCcggtgcccctccctccccaggggcagGCCCGCCCCCGCCGTGCAGGGGGAGGGCGGGACTCCCGGTTGCCAGGCAACCGCGTCAACAAGTCCAGGAGAGTCAGGGCTCAGTTGGAGGCTCAGACCCCGGAAGGCGGAAA GGCCCCAGGTCTCCGCATTTTCTCAGTGGACAGAGAACCAGCCGGTGGGCAGGAAGGGAATTTCCTGAAACTCAGCGGATCAGAAATGTCTGGTTGACAGCAGGG AGCGGGTCGAGCATGCAGTCGCCAGCAGAGAAGGAGGCCGGGCTCCGGGGCCCGCGGGAGCGAACCGGAAAGGGGTCCCTTGAGGAACGCGCCCGGGGGGCGCCCGCGGCGCAGCCCCCCAAGCCAGGGTGGGCCCTGACGCTGGAGGAGCTGGCGGCCATGAGCCCCGCGCAGCGTCACCGCCACCTGCTCTTCGGTGACCAGCTTGAGGACGTGGGCGCGGCCGCCTCTATCTTCCCGCGCGAGTCAGTGGAGCTGGGGAGCCGTATGCCCGACCCGCGTGCGTGGACGCAGTCACCGGAGCCGCCCGGCGTGCGCCAGGACCGGCTCCTCGGCGTCCTCAAGGCAGCCGAGGCCCGGGGACGAATCCGCGCCTTGCGGCTGCGCTACATCCGCATGCGG GCGGAGGAGATCTCGCTCCTCACCTGGCAGCAGAAGTCCGCGCGCGCCGCCATCCGGCTGGAGCTGTTCCTACCGCCGCAGCTGAAGCCCACGCGGATCCCGGACCCCCTGGATCGTCAAGAG AGGAGGCGCGTGGAGACCATCCTGGAGGAGAAAGTTGACGGCAGCGTCTTCCCACGCTGA
- the LKAAEAR1 gene encoding protein LKAAEAR1 isoform X3 yields MLSLPVPLPPQGQARPRRAGGGRDSRLPGNRVNKSRRVRAQLEAQTPEGGKYGGPRSPHFLSGQRTSRWAGREFPETQRIRNVWLTAGSGSSMQSPAEKEAGLRGPRERTGKGSLEERARGAPAAQPPKPGWALTLEELAAMSPAQRHRHLLFGDQLEDVGAAASIFPRESVELGSRMPDPRAWTQSPEPPGVRQDRLLGVLKAAEARGRIRALRLRYIRMRAEEISLLTWQQKSARAAIRLELFLPPQLKPTRIPDPLDRQERRRVETILEEKVDGSVFPR; encoded by the exons ATGCTGAGTCTGCcggtgcccctccctccccaggggcagGCCCGCCCCCGCCGTGCAGGGGGAGGGCGGGACTCCCGGTTGCCAGGCAACCGCGTCAACAAGTCCAGGAGAGTCAGGGCTCAGTTGGAGGCTCAGACCCCGGAAGGCGGAAAGTATGGG GGCCCCAGGTCTCCGCATTTTCTCAGTGGACAGAGAACCAGCCGGTGGGCAGGAAGGGAATTTCCTGAAACTCAGCGGATCAGAAATGTCTGGTTGACAGCAGGG AGCGGGTCGAGCATGCAGTCGCCAGCAGAGAAGGAGGCCGGGCTCCGGGGCCCGCGGGAGCGAACCGGAAAGGGGTCCCTTGAGGAACGCGCCCGGGGGGCGCCCGCGGCGCAGCCCCCCAAGCCAGGGTGGGCCCTGACGCTGGAGGAGCTGGCGGCCATGAGCCCCGCGCAGCGTCACCGCCACCTGCTCTTCGGTGACCAGCTTGAGGACGTGGGCGCGGCCGCCTCTATCTTCCCGCGCGAGTCAGTGGAGCTGGGGAGCCGTATGCCCGACCCGCGTGCGTGGACGCAGTCACCGGAGCCGCCCGGCGTGCGCCAGGACCGGCTCCTCGGCGTCCTCAAGGCAGCCGAGGCCCGGGGACGAATCCGCGCCTTGCGGCTGCGCTACATCCGCATGCGG GCGGAGGAGATCTCGCTCCTCACCTGGCAGCAGAAGTCCGCGCGCGCCGCCATCCGGCTGGAGCTGTTCCTACCGCCGCAGCTGAAGCCCACGCGGATCCCGGACCCCCTGGATCGTCAAGAG AGGAGGCGCGTGGAGACCATCCTGGAGGAGAAAGTTGACGGCAGCGTCTTCCCACGCTGA
- the OPRL1 gene encoding nociceptin receptor isoform X2, which produces MKTATNIYIFNLALADTLVLLTLPFQGTDVLLGFWPFGNALCKTVIAIDYYNMFTSTFTLTAMSVDRYVAICHPIRALDVRTSSKAQAVNVAIWALASVVGVPVAIMGSAQVEDEEIECLVEIPAPQDYWGPVFAIGIFLFSFIIPVLIISICYSLMIRRLRGVRLLSGSREKDRNLRRITRLVLVVVAVFVGCWTPVQVFVLVQGLGVQPGSETAVAILRFCTALGYVNSCLNPILYAFLDENFKACFRKFCCAPALRREMQVSDRVRSIAKDVALACKTSETVPRPA; this is translated from the exons ATGAAGACAGCCACCAACATTTACATCTTTAACCTGGCTCTGGCGGACACTTTGGTGCTGCTGACGCTGCCCTTCCAGGGCACAGATGTCCTCCTGGGCTTCTGGCCATTTGGAAATGCCCTGTGCAAGACAGTCATTGCCATCGACTATTACAACATGTTTACCAGCACCTTCACGCTGACCGCCATGAGCGTggaccgctatgtggccatctgccaCCCCATCCGCGCTCTCGATGTCCGGACGTCCAGCAAGGCCCAGGCCGTCAACGTGGCCATCTGGGCTCTGGCGTCTGTCGTGGGTGTTCCTGTCGCCATCATGGGCTCGGCGCAGGTCGAGGACGAAG AGATTGAGTGTCTCGTGGAGATCCCCGCCCCACAGGACTACTGGGGCCCCGTGTTTGCCATCGgcatcttcctcttctccttcatcATCCCCGTGCTCATCATCTCCATCTGCTACAGCCTCATGATCCGGCGGCTGCGTGGCGTCCGCCTGCTGTCCGGCTCCCGGGAGAAGGACCGGAACTTGAGGCGCATCACGCggctggtgctggtggtggtggcggtgttCGTGGGCTGCTGGACGCCCGTCCAGGTCTTCGTGCTGGTCCAAGGGCTGGGCGTTCAGCCGGGCAGTGAGACCGCAGTGGCCATTCTGCGTTTCTGCACAGCCCTTGGCTACGTCAACAGCTGCCTCAACCCCATCCTCTACGCTTTCTTGGACGAGAATTTCAAGGCCTGCTTCCGAAAGTTCTGCTGTGCTCCTGCCCTGCGCCGGGAGATGCAGGTGTCTGACCGTGTGCGCAGCATTGCCAAGGATGTGGCCCTCGCCTGCAAGACCTCCGAGACAGTACCACGGCCCGCATGA
- the RGS19 gene encoding regulator of G-protein signaling 19 isoform X1: MPTPHETEKQHIGPEEADQPPSMSSHDAAPPAAPSRNPCCLCWCCCCGCSWNEERRRAWRASRENKLQPLPSCEACATPSPEEVRSWAQSFDKLMHSPAGRSVFREFLRTEYSEENMLFWLACEELKAEANQHVVDEKARLIYEDYVSILSPKEVSLDSRVREGINKKMQEPSAHTFDDAQLQIYTLMHRDSYPRFLSSPTYRALLFQGSSQSSNEA, translated from the exons ATGCCCACCCCGCATGAGACTGAGAAGCAG CACATAGGGCCAGAGGAGGCAGACCAGCCCCCCTCGATGTCCAGTCATGACGCGGCCCCCCCGGCTGCCCCCAGCCGCAACCCCTGCTGCTTGTGCTGGTGTTGCTGTTGCGGCTGTTCCTG GAACGAAGAGCGGCGGCGAGCGTGGCGGGCCTCCCGGGAGAACAAgctgcagcccctccccagctgcgaGGCGTG CGCCACGCCAAGCCCGGAGGAGGTGCGGAGCTGGGCGCAGTCGTTCGACAAGCTGATGCACAGCCCGGCGGGCCGAAGCGTGTTCCGGGAGTTCCTGCGCACCGAGTACAGCGAGGAGAACATGCTCTTCTGGCTGGCCTGCGAGGAGCTCAAGGCCGAGGCCAACCAGCACGTGGTGGATGAGAAAGCCAGGCTCATCTATGAGGACTACGTGTCCATCCTGTCCCCCAAGGAG GTGAGCCTGGACTCCCGAGTGCGGGAAGGCATTAACAAGAAGATGCAGGAGCCTTCGGCGCACACATTCGACGATGCGCAGCTGCAGATCTACACCCTCATGCACCGGGACTCCTACCCGCGCTTCCTCAGCTCCCCCACCTACCGTGCCCTGCTGTTCCAGGGAAGCTCCCAGTCCTCCAACGAGGCCTAG
- the LKAAEAR1 gene encoding protein LKAAEAR1 isoform X4, which translates to MSWGRVMASGKCRVMWLCLRPTVGQNLAQGPGPEGPRSPHFLSGQRTSRWAGREFPETQRIRNVWLTAGSGSSMQSPAEKEAGLRGPRERTGKGSLEERARGAPAAQPPKPGWALTLEELAAMSPAQRHRHLLFGDQLEDVGAAASIFPRESVELGSRMPDPRAWTQSPEPPGVRQDRLLGVLKAAEARGRIRALRLRYIRMRAEEISLLTWQQKSARAAIRLELFLPPQLKPTRIPDPLDRQERRRVETILEEKVDGSVFPR; encoded by the exons ATGAGTTGGGGGAGGGTGATGGCCTCCGGCAAATGCCGTGTTATGTGGCTGTGCCTGCGGCCCACAGTGGGCCAGAACCTGGCCCAGGGTCCGGGGCCTGAG GGCCCCAGGTCTCCGCATTTTCTCAGTGGACAGAGAACCAGCCGGTGGGCAGGAAGGGAATTTCCTGAAACTCAGCGGATCAGAAATGTCTGGTTGACAGCAGGG AGCGGGTCGAGCATGCAGTCGCCAGCAGAGAAGGAGGCCGGGCTCCGGGGCCCGCGGGAGCGAACCGGAAAGGGGTCCCTTGAGGAACGCGCCCGGGGGGCGCCCGCGGCGCAGCCCCCCAAGCCAGGGTGGGCCCTGACGCTGGAGGAGCTGGCGGCCATGAGCCCCGCGCAGCGTCACCGCCACCTGCTCTTCGGTGACCAGCTTGAGGACGTGGGCGCGGCCGCCTCTATCTTCCCGCGCGAGTCAGTGGAGCTGGGGAGCCGTATGCCCGACCCGCGTGCGTGGACGCAGTCACCGGAGCCGCCCGGCGTGCGCCAGGACCGGCTCCTCGGCGTCCTCAAGGCAGCCGAGGCCCGGGGACGAATCCGCGCCTTGCGGCTGCGCTACATCCGCATGCGG GCGGAGGAGATCTCGCTCCTCACCTGGCAGCAGAAGTCCGCGCGCGCCGCCATCCGGCTGGAGCTGTTCCTACCGCCGCAGCTGAAGCCCACGCGGATCCCGGACCCCCTGGATCGTCAAGAG AGGAGGCGCGTGGAGACCATCCTGGAGGAGAAAGTTGACGGCAGCGTCTTCCCACGCTGA